Proteins encoded in a region of the Zunongwangia endophytica genome:
- a CDS encoding helix-turn-helix domain-containing protein, protein MSTATKTSHIGRKISRIRELRGMKQEALAAELGISQQSISSLEQSEHIEDEKLEKVAKVLGVSKEAIEKFSEDNILNIISNSFHDNSTLNAILNNPTFNPIDKVVELYERLLEAEKEKVAYLEKLLDKK, encoded by the coding sequence ATGAGCACAGCAACAAAAACCAGTCATATCGGTAGAAAGATCAGCCGAATCAGAGAACTTCGAGGAATGAAGCAGGAAGCCCTTGCCGCAGAATTAGGAATCAGCCAACAAAGTATATCCAGTTTAGAGCAAAGCGAGCATATTGAGGATGAAAAGCTTGAAAAGGTAGCTAAAGTGTTAGGTGTAAGTAAGGAAGCAATTGAAAAGTTTTCGGAGGATAATATCTTAAATATTATTTCAAATTCATTCCATGATAATTCGACTTTAAATGCCATATTAAATAATCCTACGTTTAACCCAATAGATAAAGTAGTTGAGCTTTATGAAAGGTTATTAGAAGCTGAAAAGGAGAAAGTGGCTTATTTAGAGAAACTATTAGATAAGAAATAG
- a CDS encoding DUF4365 domain-containing protein, whose protein sequence is MVRKKQRVIQHIMQGESFLIIKNLLPKHWVIREFNNLDYGIDLIIELFENVDQKVSEVLGEYLNVQVKSVEELEIKSKKIFPVENLAKVNWREDKTESLNIEVVKFVMDSNSLFTIQSLGSSISVLLFLVDLKLKNVYFLCLNDYIDKLLLPQKPNYVEQDFITLNIPVLNNLSNKEISEAALKLYGKRAKLLSTFSKFSYQKNELSFLTNYEIKSISQFKKQVLFFIKQIEFLEIWQYSEWVILEEMNVKICDLKDRIERNELKESELIETVIITWNQLSNLNNIYEELTREWFLPKFLSFLTSYPKQR, encoded by the coding sequence ATGGTTCGAAAGAAACAGAGAGTGATTCAACATATAATGCAAGGTGAATCATTTTTAATTATTAAGAATTTACTACCAAAACATTGGGTTATAAGAGAGTTTAATAATCTAGATTATGGAATTGATTTAATTATTGAATTATTTGAGAATGTAGACCAAAAAGTATCGGAAGTATTAGGAGAGTATCTAAATGTTCAAGTAAAATCTGTTGAAGAACTTGAAATAAAATCCAAGAAAATTTTTCCAGTTGAAAATTTAGCAAAAGTAAACTGGAGGGAAGATAAAACCGAAAGTCTAAATATTGAGGTAGTCAAATTTGTTATGGATTCGAATAGCCTTTTTACAATCCAATCTCTGGGCTCAAGTATTTCTGTGCTACTTTTTCTTGTTGATTTAAAATTAAAGAATGTATATTTCCTTTGTCTTAACGACTATATAGATAAATTACTATTGCCTCAAAAGCCAAATTACGTAGAGCAAGACTTTATTACATTAAATATACCGGTTTTGAATAATCTATCTAATAAAGAAATTAGTGAAGCAGCTTTAAAACTTTATGGTAAAAGAGCTAAATTACTATCTACTTTTTCTAAATTTTCTTATCAAAAAAATGAATTATCGTTTTTAACGAATTACGAAATTAAATCAATATCGCAATTTAAAAAACAGGTTTTATTTTTTATTAAACAAATTGAATTTTTAGAAATCTGGCAATATTCCGAATGGGTTATATTAGAAGAAATGAATGTTAAAATTTGCGATTTAAAAGATAGGATAGAAAGAAATGAACTCAAAGAATCCGAATTAATAGAAACTGTAATAATAACCTGGAATCAATTATCTAATTTGAATAATATTTACGAAGAACTTACAAGAGAGTGGTTTCTTCCTAAATTTCTAAGCTTTTTAACGTCATATCCCAAACAAAGGTAA
- a CDS encoding helix-turn-helix domain-containing protein, with translation MEFSSWFLHLFIEEPNNLVNNLLIAKDLLAYLPMPLFYLYILSVCYSDFKLKWKDLWHTVPYLIANLVMLPRFYLTNTDQKLELFGEYNHLHEIIFLYISLHLQAIIYLTAGFIVLNKARKLFLENYSSSTIATYKWLFQLLLFTSLLYVVALIKNILKYYGEVAIFNNAQTIVVLFVLGIVCWYVLKALRYPNLFSGVDSKLTLTPNLADENNNTGQDPNYNNQIENLISYMETEKPYLNPSLSLRNLADQMGMNSRELSIIINQKLNQHFFDFVNGYRIKEAMNILVDPTKKDETVLEILYEVGFNSKSSFNTAFKKHTGKTPTEYRKSF, from the coding sequence TTGGAATTCTCCAGCTGGTTTTTGCACCTTTTTATCGAAGAGCCTAATAATTTGGTGAATAACCTTCTAATAGCAAAGGATTTATTAGCTTATTTACCAATGCCACTATTTTATTTGTACATATTATCTGTCTGTTATTCGGACTTTAAACTAAAATGGAAGGACTTATGGCATACCGTGCCTTATTTAATAGCAAATTTGGTGATGCTCCCGAGATTTTATCTGACCAATACCGATCAAAAATTAGAACTATTCGGGGAGTATAATCATCTCCACGAAATTATCTTTTTATATATTTCGCTCCACCTGCAAGCTATTATATATTTAACTGCCGGATTTATAGTTCTAAACAAAGCCAGAAAATTATTCCTGGAAAATTATTCCAGTAGTACCATAGCAACCTATAAATGGTTGTTTCAGCTATTGCTTTTTACCTCACTGCTATATGTAGTCGCATTAATAAAGAATATTTTAAAGTATTACGGTGAAGTAGCTATATTTAATAATGCTCAAACTATAGTAGTTTTGTTTGTGTTAGGTATTGTTTGCTGGTATGTATTAAAAGCCCTTCGCTACCCCAATCTTTTTAGCGGGGTAGATTCCAAATTAACATTAACCCCAAATTTAGCTGATGAAAACAATAATACTGGGCAGGACCCGAATTACAACAACCAAATTGAAAATTTAATTTCTTATATGGAAACTGAAAAACCATATTTAAACCCTTCTTTATCGCTTAGAAATTTAGCTGACCAGATGGGAATGAATTCCAGGGAGCTTTCCATCATAATAAACCAGAAGTTGAATCAGCATTTTTTTGATTTTGTAAATGGATACCGCATTAAAGAAGCCATGAATATATTAGTCGATCCGACTAAAAAAGACGAAACTGTGTTGGAGATTTTATATGAAGTAGGATTTAATTCTAAATCTTCATTTAATACTGCATTCAAAAAACATACAGGAAAGACGCCAACCGAATACAGGAAATCATTTTAA
- a CDS encoding TonB-dependent receptor domain-containing protein yields MKTQMSTLAFLMLVLIPSFLYAQTITGKVVDGTGVIPFVNVTIINDKDQIITGTTTDENGLFSIKVEPGTYNVEVSFVGYATIVKSVSVEDDINLGTINMKADAQSLNEIVLVSERRIIEQEIDRLVFNVEKSIASTGGNGMDVLKITPGVQIQNNTLEILGKGATQVMINGRISPLQGDELMSLLNGISASDIKKIEVITNPPAKYEASGNGGLINIVLKKGVQNSWRNSTTLSYNQNRFNYGVLNNNFFFNKDKISLSANINATKGNVENLEGLLIDYPTNFWDVDVNSKLGKNQFSGRLFIDYNLSDNTTIGVQYLGNNTKPNIMATTTSSIFDNDDNLERTLINEGDNMVDNQNHSLNFHAITQLDSLGKSISFDADYFTFDSENSRDFFNEEFNTAGVSQGVNSAALNISNQEIENFSSKIDVEFPINKINLSYGVKASFTNTNSDVLYYDKTSGSEVLDPNRSNEFQYREDVLACYISGNTKLSEKIQMQFGLRWEDTKTKGINEELDQEVSNKYTKLFPTFYLSYAKDDNNNLAMTYGRRINRPNFRNLNPFRFYINANSYSVGNPFLQPSFSHNIELSHMYKRKVNSSVFLNITSDGSGTVFTTDANDQTQIITRENYYKQYNYGLKESFSFTKLSWLKSQNSINVLGYHTEFTKDFGTTPKNGVQIYLTTNNTIPLSDKTGLQVNSYYSSQHDRGLFSVGEMFDLSLGLQHNFNDSLTMSLLFSDVFNTASLNNYVSSVNGIEQIYRQNESSRNARISLSYEFGNKKVDVKNRNFGNNEEQNRSN; encoded by the coding sequence ATGAAAACACAAATGAGCACCTTAGCATTCCTAATGCTAGTATTAATTCCAAGCTTTTTATATGCGCAAACCATCACAGGTAAAGTCGTGGATGGAACTGGGGTAATCCCTTTTGTCAACGTAACTATTATTAATGATAAGGACCAAATTATAACCGGAACTACTACGGATGAAAACGGTTTATTTTCAATAAAAGTGGAGCCTGGAACATACAATGTTGAAGTAAGCTTTGTAGGCTATGCTACAATTGTAAAAAGTGTATCTGTAGAGGATGATATTAATTTAGGTACAATTAATATGAAAGCAGATGCACAATCCTTAAATGAAATTGTGCTTGTATCTGAACGAAGGATTATAGAACAGGAAATTGACCGGCTAGTTTTTAATGTTGAAAAAAGTATAGCTTCTACTGGAGGTAATGGAATGGATGTTTTAAAAATAACTCCGGGTGTCCAAATTCAAAATAACACGCTAGAAATTTTAGGGAAAGGGGCTACTCAAGTAATGATTAATGGCAGAATTTCTCCTTTACAAGGTGATGAATTAATGAGCCTATTAAATGGAATTTCAGCAAGTGATATCAAAAAAATTGAGGTTATCACTAACCCACCAGCAAAATATGAAGCATCTGGTAATGGAGGTCTAATCAACATTGTATTAAAAAAAGGCGTTCAAAATTCTTGGAGAAATTCAACAACGCTTTCCTATAATCAAAACAGGTTTAACTATGGCGTACTCAATAATAATTTCTTTTTTAATAAAGATAAAATTTCACTTTCAGCAAATATAAACGCCACCAAAGGGAATGTTGAAAATTTAGAAGGGCTTTTAATAGATTATCCAACTAATTTTTGGGATGTAGATGTAAATTCAAAATTAGGTAAAAATCAGTTTTCTGGCCGTTTGTTTATTGATTATAATCTTTCGGATAATACCACCATTGGAGTGCAATATTTAGGAAATAATACAAAGCCTAATATAATGGCTACCACTACTTCCTCAATTTTTGATAATGATGATAACCTAGAACGAACCTTAATTAATGAAGGTGATAATATGGTAGATAATCAAAATCATAGTTTGAATTTTCATGCGATAACTCAACTAGATTCTTTGGGCAAATCCATCTCTTTCGATGCGGATTATTTTACATTCGATTCGGAAAACAGCCGTGATTTTTTTAATGAAGAATTCAACACAGCTGGAGTTTCACAAGGAGTCAATTCTGCTGCCCTAAATATCTCCAACCAGGAGATAGAAAATTTTAGTTCAAAAATAGATGTAGAGTTTCCAATAAATAAGATAAACCTTTCTTATGGGGTTAAGGCAAGTTTTACGAATACTAACAGCGATGTTTTATATTATGATAAAACTTCTGGCTCTGAGGTTTTAGACCCGAATAGGTCTAATGAATTTCAATACAGGGAAGATGTATTAGCTTGTTATATTTCTGGAAATACCAAGTTGAGTGAAAAAATACAGATGCAATTTGGTTTACGCTGGGAAGACACGAAAACCAAAGGTATTAATGAAGAGCTGGATCAAGAGGTATCTAATAAATATACAAAATTGTTTCCGACATTTTACCTTTCATATGCCAAGGATGATAACAATAATTTAGCTATGACTTATGGAAGAAGAATTAACCGGCCAAATTTCAGAAATTTGAATCCTTTTCGTTTCTATATAAATGCAAATAGTTATAGTGTGGGTAATCCTTTCTTACAACCATCATTCTCCCATAATATTGAACTATCACACATGTATAAAAGAAAAGTGAATTCAAGTGTTTTCTTAAATATAACTTCAGATGGGTCAGGAACAGTCTTTACCACTGATGCAAATGACCAGACTCAAATTATAACTAGGGAGAACTATTACAAACAATATAATTACGGATTAAAAGAAAGTTTTTCTTTTACTAAACTCAGTTGGCTAAAAAGTCAAAATAGCATTAATGTTTTGGGATATCACACCGAATTTACCAAAGATTTTGGCACTACGCCCAAAAACGGGGTTCAGATTTACTTAACTACGAACAACACTATTCCATTAAGCGATAAGACAGGTCTTCAAGTAAATTCATATTATAGTTCACAGCATGACAGAGGCTTATTTAGTGTCGGGGAAATGTTCGATTTGTCCTTAGGCTTACAGCATAATTTTAATGATAGCCTTACTATGTCCTTATTATTTAGTGATGTTTTTAATACAGCCAGTCTTAATAATTATGTTTCTTCTGTAAACGGAATAGAACAAATTTACAGGCAAAATGAGAGTTCCAGAAATGCTAGAATTTCACTTTCCTATGAATTTGGGAATAAAAAAGTAGATGTGAAAAATAGAAATTTTGGAAATAATGAGGAACAAAATAGAAGTAATTAA